From one Thermococcus celericrescens genomic stretch:
- a CDS encoding DUF58 domain-containing protein, whose amino-acid sequence MKREDVLWTLAGLGFVHGYLTSDVFSAMFGMGLVAYILHHDSSFSPSVEASVEVPGEVEEGEEFRIGLQLKNTGGPVGVEVFNETPPEVESRPVWLFLGRGESRVVDYPARASMKGIYRVSTVLRLYDPSGMYFEEIRLGEGELRVYPSVDSIREAAREEANIRIAQRMKRGITSGIDSMEVHGLREYYPGDDLRKIDWKASARLGELIVREFLRETESPVYIVLDATRGMRRRVKRARIDYATSLVLYLATLLVMKNRRVGLVVYSEDGFRLVPPSAGKEQVNRIRNALEFRPAGGRPGFRVRLGELSPRGRRFLSRIFPRRRAGLAEALLGIKEPAHLLLVTDLMSDTSRLYRLISMLKKKHTIAILSPNPVLFHAGPLDEETLKILYERYLEREELIRKFNSLVPTVDLGPEDYAREVVRELG is encoded by the coding sequence ATGAAGCGGGAGGACGTGCTGTGGACGCTCGCGGGACTGGGCTTCGTTCACGGCTACCTCACTTCCGACGTCTTCAGCGCGATGTTTGGGATGGGGTTAGTTGCGTACATTCTCCACCACGACTCATCGTTTTCACCCTCTGTGGAGGCCTCCGTTGAGGTTCCTGGTGAGGTGGAGGAGGGGGAGGAGTTCAGGATTGGGCTCCAGCTTAAGAACACCGGGGGCCCGGTGGGAGTGGAGGTCTTTAACGAGACTCCCCCGGAAGTCGAGTCCCGTCCAGTCTGGCTTTTCCTCGGTCGGGGGGAGTCCAGGGTCGTGGATTATCCCGCCCGGGCCTCCATGAAGGGCATCTACCGCGTCTCAACGGTCCTTCGCCTCTACGATCCGAGCGGCATGTACTTCGAGGAGATTCGGCTGGGGGAGGGGGAGCTGAGGGTATATCCGTCGGTCGATTCGATCCGCGAGGCCGCGAGGGAGGAGGCCAACATTAGGATCGCCCAGAGGATGAAGAGGGGTATCACCTCTGGTATCGACAGCATGGAGGTTCACGGCCTCAGGGAGTACTATCCCGGTGATGACCTCAGGAAGATAGACTGGAAGGCCAGCGCTAGGCTGGGCGAGCTGATAGTTAGGGAGTTCCTCCGCGAAACGGAAAGCCCGGTTTACATAGTTCTCGACGCCACCAGGGGCATGCGGCGGCGAGTGAAGAGGGCCAGGATAGATTACGCCACCAGCCTGGTTCTCTACCTCGCCACGCTCTTGGTGATGAAAAACCGCCGCGTCGGCCTGGTGGTGTACTCCGAGGACGGATTCAGACTCGTTCCCCCCTCCGCGGGGAAGGAGCAGGTAAACCGCATTCGGAACGCTCTGGAGTTCAGACCGGCTGGAGGGAGGCCAGGCTTCAGGGTAAGGCTTGGCGAGCTCTCCCCCAGAGGCAGGCGCTTCCTCTCGCGCATCTTTCCCCGCAGAAGGGCGGGCCTGGCGGAGGCTCTCCTGGGCATCAAGGAGCCGGCGCATCTCCTCTTAGTTACCGACCTCATGAGCGACACGTCCAGGCTCTACAGGCTGATCTCGATGCTGAAGAAAAAGCACACAATAGCCATCCTCTCGCCAAACCCAGTGCTCTTCCATGCCGGCCCCCTGGATGAGGAAACCCTTAAAATCCTCTATGAAAGGTACCTGGAGAGGGAAGAACTGATCAGGAAGTTCAACTCCCTGGTCCCCACTGTGGATCTCGGGCCTGAAGACTACGCGAGGGAAGTCGTGAGGGAACTGGGATGA
- a CDS encoding NAD-dependent epimerase/dehydratase family protein yields MKVLVTGGAGFIGSHLVDRLMELGWEVRVLDDLSAGSLENIKRWLNHERFEFIKGDMRNRGIVEEAVEGVDAVFHLAANPEVRIGSQSPELLYETNVLITYNLLNAMRGSSARYLVFTSSSTVYGDASVIPTPEDYAPLEPISVYGGAKLAAEALISGYAHTFGFRALIFRLANIIGERSNHGVIYDFINKLRKNPGELEILGDGTQRKSYLHVSDTVDGMLHIFEHFRGSDKTVDFYNLGNDDWITVREIAEIVSEGMGLEPEFRFTGGVDGGRGWKGDVKFMRLGIEKAKGTGWSPRLNSYGAVERTVKELLDHIESP; encoded by the coding sequence ATGAAGGTCCTGGTAACGGGAGGTGCCGGGTTCATAGGCTCACACCTGGTGGACAGGCTGATGGAGCTCGGATGGGAGGTCAGGGTTCTCGACGACCTCAGTGCGGGCAGTCTGGAAAACATAAAGCGGTGGCTGAACCACGAGCGCTTTGAGTTCATCAAGGGAGACATGAGGAACCGGGGGATCGTTGAGGAAGCCGTTGAGGGCGTCGATGCCGTCTTCCACCTCGCGGCGAACCCTGAGGTTAGAATAGGTTCCCAGAGCCCGGAGCTGCTCTACGAGACAAACGTGCTGATAACCTACAACCTGCTCAACGCAATGAGGGGTTCAAGCGCCAGGTACCTCGTTTTCACGTCGTCCTCAACCGTCTACGGCGATGCATCCGTGATTCCGACGCCGGAGGACTACGCCCCGCTCGAGCCGATAAGCGTCTACGGTGGTGCCAAGCTGGCCGCCGAAGCTTTAATCAGCGGGTACGCTCACACTTTCGGGTTCAGGGCCCTGATCTTCCGCCTCGCCAACATCATAGGCGAGCGCTCCAACCACGGGGTCATCTACGACTTCATAAACAAGCTCAGGAAGAACCCGGGGGAGCTTGAGATACTCGGCGACGGCACCCAGAGGAAGAGCTACCTCCACGTGAGCGATACCGTTGATGGCATGCTCCACATCTTTGAGCACTTCAGGGGGAGCGACAAAACCGTCGACTTCTACAACCTCGGGAACGACGACTGGATAACCGTGAGGGAGATAGCGGAGATAGTCAGCGAGGGGATGGGCCTGGAGCCGGAGTTCCGGTTCACCGGCGGCGTCGATGGGGGCCGCGGCTGGAAGGGGGATGTCAAGTTCATGCGCCTGGGCATAGAAAAGGCAAAGGGAACCGGCTGGAGTCCGAGGCTCAACAGCTACGGCGCCGTGGAGAGGACGGTGAAAGAGCTCCTCGATCACATCGAATCCCCGTAG
- a CDS encoding AAA family ATPase, which yields MKGTDFLEKLKDEMHNAVVGKDDVIEMLAIALLAEGHVILEGIPGVAKTTIAKSFAQAIGLKFSRIQLTPDLLPADIIGTVYYNQKTGEFKIKKGPIFGNVVLADEINRAQPKTQSALLEAMQEGQVTIEGHTLRLPRPFLVIATKNPLEFEGVYTLPEAQLDRFMIRVKVGYPDRGEELEMLLRKDRGKFVEVRQVFTAKQVQALIFEVRKVGTSEPVLEYLYEIISRTRSDDRLLIGASPRAGEHLLYASKARAFLQGRTYVIPDDIKAVAVNVLAHRLIVRAEYELEGLKPETVVREILDSVEVPV from the coding sequence ATGAAGGGTACCGACTTCCTTGAGAAGCTTAAGGATGAAATGCACAACGCCGTTGTCGGCAAGGATGACGTTATAGAGATGCTCGCGATAGCCCTCCTGGCGGAGGGCCACGTTATACTGGAGGGAATCCCAGGGGTGGCCAAGACCACAATAGCCAAGAGCTTTGCCCAGGCCATTGGACTGAAGTTCTCCAGGATTCAGCTTACCCCGGATCTGCTTCCCGCGGATATAATCGGAACCGTCTACTACAATCAGAAGACGGGCGAGTTCAAGATAAAGAAGGGCCCCATCTTTGGCAACGTCGTGCTGGCGGACGAGATCAACCGCGCCCAGCCCAAGACCCAGTCTGCTCTGCTGGAGGCCATGCAAGAGGGGCAGGTTACCATAGAGGGTCACACACTCAGGCTTCCCCGCCCGTTCCTGGTTATAGCCACGAAAAACCCCCTGGAGTTCGAGGGCGTCTATACGCTTCCGGAAGCCCAGCTCGATAGATTCATGATCAGGGTTAAAGTGGGCTATCCCGACAGGGGGGAGGAGCTTGAGATGCTCCTGAGAAAGGACCGGGGTAAGTTCGTCGAGGTCAGACAGGTCTTCACGGCCAAGCAGGTTCAGGCCCTCATATTTGAGGTCAGGAAGGTCGGCACGAGCGAGCCGGTTCTTGAGTACTTATACGAAATAATCTCGCGGACGAGGAGCGACGACAGGCTGCTCATCGGTGCCTCCCCCAGGGCTGGTGAGCATCTCCTCTACGCGTCAAAGGCCAGGGCATTCCTCCAGGGCAGAACGTACGTCATACCTGACGATATAAAGGCCGTTGCCGTTAACGTCCTGGCCCACAGGCTCATAGTGAGGGCCGAGTACGAGCTGGAGGGCCTCAAGCCGGAGACCGTCGTCAGGGAGATACTTGACTCCGTTGAGGTGCCTGTATGA
- a CDS encoding Ig-like domain repeat protein — MRRLIIPAVIIGLLLLTSPLGLALERQVPVEESQPSDGGIYDFLSILIGLSESLTGAVLDESNASLGYLERLGFAVNETSREVLLYRERGVSTRLDEYFPPFVDLYIAMVDIVEGQLKFTEYFPLVTGGNSSAYLPALHGVELGMEGVSRAREALGEIAGLSFRTSSGNVTLDTLGLAGSLDEVERLFERYEALLRRYQPPESPLVLYVSDDTPPIGSNVTVYGLVRGMGSVTLHMVSPSGSEDIAGVLVRDGSFSRAYTLGELGLYRVFATGYLNGSPVRSNTVEINVTRIPTRIVAGNGSAYIGRPFQVTAVLQDYLGRPIAGEKVFVRVPGGTTILRTDRLGYFRFNVTSGAEGTVHVVMTYPGSGLYGPSRANISVLFTRYPLRITLGGPERVRVGRNFTVTVNVTSAHPVPVSILVDNSTCAVVNASAPFNVSVVLDDAGMHSIAAVFSGDSLYAPSRSNVLSVEAVPGPPSCGLFLWLL; from the coding sequence ATGAGGCGGTTAATAATCCCTGCTGTAATAATCGGTCTGCTTCTTCTAACCTCGCCCCTTGGGCTAGCCCTGGAAAGGCAGGTGCCCGTTGAGGAGTCCCAACCCAGCGATGGTGGGATTTACGACTTTCTCTCTATCCTGATTGGCCTTTCTGAGTCCCTAACCGGCGCGGTTCTCGATGAGAGCAACGCTTCGCTGGGATACCTTGAGAGGCTGGGGTTCGCGGTCAACGAGACCTCCCGTGAGGTGCTGCTTTACAGGGAGAGGGGGGTGAGCACGAGGCTCGATGAATACTTTCCCCCTTTCGTTGATCTCTACATCGCCATGGTCGATATTGTTGAGGGTCAGCTTAAGTTCACCGAGTACTTCCCCTTGGTTACCGGCGGCAACTCAAGCGCCTACCTCCCGGCGCTCCATGGTGTTGAGCTTGGAATGGAGGGGGTCTCCCGTGCCAGGGAAGCCCTGGGCGAAATAGCCGGACTCTCCTTCAGAACGTCCTCCGGCAACGTCACCCTGGACACATTGGGGCTGGCGGGGAGCCTAGACGAAGTGGAGAGGCTGTTCGAACGCTATGAGGCCCTTCTCAGAAGGTACCAGCCCCCGGAGAGCCCGCTCGTTCTCTACGTTTCGGATGATACCCCTCCCATCGGCTCCAACGTCACCGTCTACGGATTGGTTAGGGGAATGGGCTCGGTCACCCTCCACATGGTTTCCCCAAGCGGTTCCGAGGACATAGCCGGCGTTCTCGTCAGGGACGGTTCCTTCAGCAGGGCCTACACCCTCGGTGAACTGGGCCTTTACAGGGTCTTTGCCACGGGCTACCTCAACGGGAGCCCCGTCCGCTCCAACACCGTCGAGATAAACGTCACCCGCATTCCAACGAGAATAGTGGCCGGCAACGGGAGCGCCTACATAGGAAGGCCCTTCCAGGTGACGGCGGTTCTTCAGGATTACCTTGGCAGGCCGATTGCCGGGGAGAAGGTCTTTGTTAGGGTTCCCGGCGGTACAACAATCCTGCGGACCGACCGGCTTGGCTACTTCCGCTTCAACGTCACTAGCGGTGCCGAGGGCACCGTACATGTTGTCATGACGTACCCGGGTTCCGGGCTTTACGGGCCGAGCCGGGCGAACATTTCCGTCCTCTTCACTCGGTATCCCCTCAGGATAACCCTGGGTGGGCCGGAGCGGGTTCGGGTCGGGCGGAACTTTACAGTTACGGTCAACGTGACTTCCGCTCATCCGGTTCCCGTCAGTATACTCGTCGACAACTCGACCTGTGCGGTCGTGAACGCCTCGGCCCCGTTCAACGTCTCCGTGGTTCTCGATGATGCGGGAATGCACTCCATAGCCGCGGTTTTTTCGGGGGACTCGCTCTACGCTCCCTCCCGCTCCAACGTTCTCTCGGTTGAGGCCGTTCCGGGACCGCCCTCCTGCGGTTTGTTCTTGTGGTTGTTGTAA
- a CDS encoding DUF4350 domain-containing protein codes for MRRVVYAVLLVVGLFLVIAPLSIPVFTSNTPFSVLNTGWDGCSKFGKLLYGTADGKIVPVFSPFDSFGLSGKRGTLLIIGPDMGYSSAEIDEIREFLKNGGTLVLMDDFGTGNEILSGLGLSARFSGKPYRDVFYYKNENFPVLVRILDPALAENVSGVILNVPSVLQGVGGEIYTSKVAVVGSDFSQYPVMAEVDYGDGRIVLFSDPSVFINDMYGLNENFIRNFADYAFSGPVYIDEAHHSNFNLYHRGYITVRRSADSETIFYVFLFVALIALFVESGLAWLVVTKILALVPRVLPSEAGEPVEAVVRRLAERGYREDILLKMVREIETGRKLGGGK; via the coding sequence GTGAGACGAGTAGTTTACGCGGTACTGCTGGTGGTCGGCCTGTTCCTCGTCATCGCCCCCCTCTCGATCCCAGTGTTCACCAGTAACACCCCGTTCAGCGTGCTCAACACCGGCTGGGACGGCTGTTCCAAGTTTGGAAAGCTCCTCTACGGTACCGCTGATGGAAAGATAGTACCGGTGTTCTCTCCATTTGATTCCTTCGGGCTGTCCGGCAAAAGGGGAACACTCCTGATCATCGGTCCTGATATGGGATACAGCTCTGCGGAGATAGACGAGATCCGGGAGTTCCTGAAGAACGGCGGTACGCTCGTGCTGATGGACGACTTCGGAACCGGGAACGAGATACTTTCGGGCCTTGGCCTGAGCGCCCGCTTTTCGGGCAAGCCCTACCGGGACGTGTTCTACTACAAAAACGAGAACTTTCCGGTTCTGGTAAGGATACTCGACCCGGCCCTGGCTGAGAACGTCAGCGGCGTTATCCTGAACGTGCCATCCGTTCTCCAGGGCGTTGGGGGTGAGATTTACACGAGCAAGGTGGCGGTAGTGGGGAGCGACTTCTCCCAGTATCCCGTTATGGCGGAGGTGGATTACGGTGATGGAAGGATAGTTCTTTTCTCGGACCCGAGCGTTTTCATAAACGATATGTACGGGCTGAATGAGAACTTTATACGGAACTTCGCCGACTACGCCTTTTCGGGGCCCGTCTACATCGACGAGGCCCACCATTCCAACTTCAACCTCTACCACAGGGGGTACATCACTGTAAGGAGGAGCGCGGACAGTGAGACGATTTTCTACGTCTTCCTGTTCGTTGCGCTCATTGCCCTCTTTGTGGAGAGCGGGCTTGCCTGGCTCGTGGTTACAAAAATTCTGGCCCTGGTTCCCCGTGTCCTTCCGTCTGAGGCCGGCGAGCCCGTCGAGGCGGTGGTTCGGCGCCTCGCCGAGAGGGGGTACCGTGAGGATATACTCTTAAAGATGGTCCGCGAGATTGAGACGGGTAGAAAACTGGGTGGTGGAAAATGA